From one Culex quinquefasciatus strain JHB chromosome 3, VPISU_Cqui_1.0_pri_paternal, whole genome shotgun sequence genomic stretch:
- the LOC6033460 gene encoding antifungal protein: MVKLMVVLMFTALVVAAVASKQDHGKQQQHHQPQPHHQQPQPHGKQFGHGPATGGHGGHAQPVAHGAGHGNQQKIHNTGLHGQQHGVPQHGQKKHGHH; the protein is encoded by the exons ATGGTTAAGTTAATG GTTGTCCTGATGTTCACCGCCCTGGTTGTCGCCGCCGTTGCCAGCAAGCAAGATCACGGAAAGCAGCAACAGCACCACCAGCCACAGCCCCACCATCAGCAGCCCCAGCCACATGGAAAGCAATTTGGCCACGGACCGGCTACCGGAGGCCACGGCGGTCATGCTCAGCCCGTTGCGCACGGTGCTGGCCACGGAAACCAGCAGAAGATCCACAACACTGGCCTTCACGGGCAGCAGCACGGAGTTCCCCAGCACGGGCAGAAGAAGCACGGTCATCATTAG
- the LOC6033461 gene encoding uncharacterized protein LOC6033461 isoform X2 — protein MFKLVLISALVVAAYCAPADKPNQQSETQWNAAWANPAANPNAAWQNPNAAAWGANSWNRWGNNPADPRARWAGAGAEPWNRWGNNNPAAWNQQPWNRAAGAWPAAGAPAAARGWNPW, from the exons ATGTTCAAGCTGGTACTCATTTCTGCCCTGGTCGTAGCTGCCTATTGCGCTCCGGCTGATAAGCCCAATCAACAG TCGGAAACGCAGTGGAATGCTGCGTGGGCCAACCCGGCGGCCAATCCGAACGCGGCCTGGCAAAATCCGAACGCAGCAGCCTGGGGTGCCAACAGCTGGAACCGGTGGGGAAACAACCCGGCCGATCCTCGTGCTCGCTGGGCTGGTGCTGGTGCTGAACCGTGGAACCGGTGGGGAAACAATAACCCTGCTGCCTGGAACCAGCAGCCATGGAACCGTGCCGCCGGTGCTTGGCCTGCTGCCGGAGCTCCCGCCGCCGCCCGTGGCTGGAACCCGTGGTAA
- the LOC6033461 gene encoding uncharacterized protein LOC6033461 isoform X1, whose protein sequence is MFKLVLISALVVAAYCAPADKPNQQGLEQSETQWNAAWANPAANPNAAWQNPNAAAWGANSWNRWGNNPADPRARWAGAGAEPWNRWGNNNPAAWNQQPWNRAAGAWPAAGAPAAARGWNPW, encoded by the exons ATGTTCAAGCTGGTACTCATTTCTGCCCTGGTCGTAGCTGCCTATTGCGCTCCGGCTGATAAGCCCAATCAACAG GGTCTTGAGCAGTCGGAAACGCAGTGGAATGCTGCGTGGGCCAACCCGGCGGCCAATCCGAACGCGGCCTGGCAAAATCCGAACGCAGCAGCCTGGGGTGCCAACAGCTGGAACCGGTGGGGAAACAACCCGGCCGATCCTCGTGCTCGCTGGGCTGGTGCTGGTGCTGAACCGTGGAACCGGTGGGGAAACAATAACCCTGCTGCCTGGAACCAGCAGCCATGGAACCGTGCCGCCGGTGCTTGGCCTGCTGCCGGAGCTCCCGCCGCCGCCCGTGGCTGGAACCCGTGGTAA